AAATTTGGAGAAGCAGAGACATTATTAGCCCAGCATAACTCTCTCCCTTTTATATCCACAGAGATGCAAAAGGCTCTGAAGGAGATGGACGCCATACTCTATTCATCAAAAAAGTTGTATAGTGCTGAACTTGAGATGAGGGCCGGTCGCATTGATGAGGCAGCGTCTATTCTTAACAATATTGAGAAGGATGAAAAAGTTTCGAGACAGGGGAAGGCTGCTGCAAGGCGCATGTTGTCAAAAATTAAAGATAGACAAAAGTATCTTGATGAAAAGAAAGGCATGCGATAAGAATCAATATCAATTGTAATACATTGGTGGTTATTTGCCAGTATTTGAGGATATTTTATAAAAAATGAATATTTAGTAATATGAAATTAAAGTACTTCAGTTTGTGTTGGCACTTTTCATTAATAACCCATAAATATATACTTATTAAAGTTAACAAAAAGAGAAAAGAAATGTTTTTCATGACAGAAAATTCAGAAAAGAGGGCAGCATCAACCCAACTATTATTAATAGCGGTTTTTGTTTTATTAATAATTACTCTCATAACATCACCGGCCTGCTCAAAGAATGAAATAAAAGCGAATATAGCAGAAGAAGGGGGTATTTTAGCCGAGGTTAACGGCAAAACCATTTCTACAGGTGAATTGTTAAAACAATATAATCTATATTATCTGATATCAAGATTTTCCAGGACATCCTTAAAGGATTTAACCATAAACTCATATCTTGATTATTATATTTCTGAGCTTCTGCTGCTTCGTGAGGCAGATGCTGTAAAAATTGGTATTACTCAGGATCAAGCTAAAAAAGAGAAAGAAAGATATTTGAAGTTATTCCGTTTTCCCGATGAGGCCTTTTTAAAGTGGCTGGACTCAAAATCATTGACCATGGAGGATGCAGAGCTCTATTTTAAAAATAAACTTATTTTGAAGAGATTTTACGAAAAGAAATTCGGTGCTAAAAAGATTCCGGATGAAGAGGCCAGGGAATATTACAAAGTTAATAATGAATACTACAACAGGCCTGCAAAGATTGCGCTCAGCCATATCCTGATATGTCATGTGGAAAGTCAGGGTTGCAAAAGCGATCTATCAAAGGTTAAAGCAAAGGAATTGGCTGAAAGTATTCGTAAATCCATAACACCTGAAAACTTTGCAGAAAAGGCTAAGCGTTACTCCTTTGACAGTACAGGGCAAATAGGAGGGAGTCTGGGTGTGATCACAAAAGGGTCAGCAATTCCTTCTCTTGATAAAGCCGCTTTTAGTTTAAAAATTGGAGAAATATCCGATCCGGTAGAGTCCGAGCACGGCTATCATATACTATACATAACCAATAAGGCTGAAGAGCTTTCCATACCGTTTGAAGAGACCAGGGAATCAATAGAGTATACCCTTGAAGAAGAGCATATCACGTTAGAACTGTTGAAATATGCGGAACAGATTAAAAAAAATGCAAAAATAATAAAATATTCAGAAACAGACAGAAAAGGCTCTCCTGATCTCAAAGATCAGGCTAATATCAAAAAGAGTACGCCTCCTGTTAAACAGTACTCGACTTTTAAAGCAACAGGTAAAGATATCCTTAGAAACAGCAAGGGCCAGCCGGTTATTATCATGTTTTCACATATAAGGTGTTCGTTTTGTAAATGGATAGAAGAGACCTTTGATGATACAGTAATGGATTACATTAAAAAAGGACTTATCGAAGCCCATCACTATGATATTCAAACAAAAGACGACCTGCTTACACCTGAAACTGAGACCTCTATCCCGGAGCAATATCTTAAACTATTCGATCACGAAAACCCAAATAGCTCTACCCCATGTTTTAATTTTGGAGGCATGTACTTCCGCCTGGGTGTCGGATATTTTGATCAGGATGATCTGTATGCAGAAGAGATGGAGATGAGGCAGATTATTGAAGATCTGATCAGGTATTAGCGGTTAAGCAGGAAAAGCCAATGGATGTAAAGCAGTAAAGCAAAATGGAAAAAATAGATTTCCCCCTTGTTAAGACCGCAAAGGTTTTTCTGCCTCTGAAGAATTATGTTGCAGACAGCAGATACAGGCTTGCTGCAGGCCTTTTTTGTCTGCTCGCGGTAAATCTGCTTCAATTGCTTATCCCTGTTGTCCTGAAGAGGGTTGTCGATGACCTTTCTTACAGGAATGCTATGCCTTCAGTTCTGCTGAAATACAGTATGGCTATACTGATTATCTCCCTTTTAATTGCCATATTTCGCTATGTATGGAGAGTCTGTATCCTTGGATTTTCCAGAAAGGTGGAAGAGCTTTTAAGAAACAGGCTTTTCAGCCACCTCCAGAAATTGAGCATGTCATTCTTTAACAGGACAAAAACCGGCGATATAATGGCCCGGTCAATCAACGATATCAATGCCATCAGGATGGCCGCAGGCATGGGGCTTGTTTCACTGGTGGACGGGCTCACGATAGGTATTGCTGCTATCGGTTTCATGGTATACATAAGCCCTGAGCTGACTGCCCTTTCACTTATTCCTGCCCCTTTTATAATAGTTGTAGCCAGGGTCTACACCAAAAGGATGTCAAAAGGTTATGATACGGTACAGAAAACCTTTTCAGACCTTACTGAATGTGTAAGGGAGGCATTTGCAGGTATCAGGGTGGTAAAATCCTTTGTCCGCGAAGACTGGACATTTGAAAAGGTGAAAAAAGAGGGTGCAAACTATGCAAATGAAAATATTAAACTTGCCCGTACACTCGCATTCTTCTTTCCGGTTATGACCATCTTTACAAACATCGGGCTTGCCATAGTATTATTTTTTGGAGGAAGGCTTGCCATACTGGGTGATATTTCAACCGGTGATTTTGTGGCCTTTATAGGTTACCTCAATCTCTTAACATGGCCAATGATGGCTATGGGTTGGGTTACAAATCTGTTTCAGCGCGGGGCGGCCTCCATGCGCCGTATAAATTTAATACTGGATGAGGTTCCTGAAATAACCGAAAAATCTTTTCAAGGAGATCAAAGGATAGCAAAGGGCACGATTACATTCAGCAATGTGAGTTTTATTTATCCTGAAAAAACAACCCCGGCCCTTCATCATATAAATCTTGTAATCAATAGCGGTGAGACTGTCTCCATTGCCGGTATGGTGGGGTCTGGCAAATCTACACTTCTGCATCTGATCCCAAGGCTTATTGATCCTAGCAAAGGCAGCATCTCTATTGACGGCAATGATACATGCAGCATCCCCTTAAGTCGCCTTCGTGAGAATATAGGCTTTATCACACAGGAGCCTGTCCTCTTTTCAGATACCATAAAAAATAATATTGTTTTCGGCAGGGTGGACATATCTGAAGAAAAGATTAATGCCGCATTACGCTGCGCCAGGATTTTTGATGATATCATGGGGCTTGAATCAGGCATGGATACCATTCTGGGAGAAAAGGGTGTTACCCTTTCGGGCGGCCAGAAGCAGCGGCTCACCATTGCAAGGGCAATGGTGCTTGATCCCCCTATACTTATAATTGATGATGCCCTCTCTATGATAGACACAAGAACCGAGGAGGAGATATTAAATGAGATTATAAATATGAGGAGAGGAAAAACCACTGTTATTGTCTCGCACAGGCTTTCAACTATTAGCAGATCGGATGTGGTGGTGGTGATGAAGGATGGGGCTGTCATTGAAACCGGTCATTATAAGAGATTGCTTGCTGATGACAGTGAATTCAGCAGGCTTTATAAAAAGCAGATAATGTCACAGGATATTGAATAGGGTAAACATAAT
Above is a genomic segment from Desulfatiglans sp. containing:
- a CDS encoding ABC transporter ATP-binding protein, which encodes MEKIDFPLVKTAKVFLPLKNYVADSRYRLAAGLFCLLAVNLLQLLIPVVLKRVVDDLSYRNAMPSVLLKYSMAILIISLLIAIFRYVWRVCILGFSRKVEELLRNRLFSHLQKLSMSFFNRTKTGDIMARSINDINAIRMAAGMGLVSLVDGLTIGIAAIGFMVYISPELTALSLIPAPFIIVVARVYTKRMSKGYDTVQKTFSDLTECVREAFAGIRVVKSFVREDWTFEKVKKEGANYANENIKLARTLAFFFPVMTIFTNIGLAIVLFFGGRLAILGDISTGDFVAFIGYLNLLTWPMMAMGWVTNLFQRGAASMRRINLILDEVPEITEKSFQGDQRIAKGTITFSNVSFIYPEKTTPALHHINLVINSGETVSIAGMVGSGKSTLLHLIPRLIDPSKGSISIDGNDTCSIPLSRLRENIGFITQEPVLFSDTIKNNIVFGRVDISEEKINAALRCARIFDDIMGLESGMDTILGEKGVTLSGGQKQRLTIARAMVLDPPILIIDDALSMIDTRTEEEILNEIINMRRGKTTVIVSHRLSTISRSDVVVVMKDGAVIETGHYKRLLADDSEFSRLYKKQIMSQDIE